The uncultured Sphaerochaeta sp. genome includes the window ATAACAATCTTGGTCCGGTAGGGGATGAAGACTATCTGATGCCGATAGGAAAAGCGGTTGTCAAGAAACGAGGGCGTGATGTAACCATCGTTGCCTATAGTCATGCAGTGCAGACTTGTCTCGAGGCAGCAACGGTGTTGAGCTTGCAAGATGAAATCGATACTGAGGTCATTGACCTGGCTACCATAAAGCCGATGGATGGCAATGCCATCCGTCAGTCAGTACGTAAAACAGGAAGGCTCTTGGTAGTTCATGATAGCCCTGAGTTTGGAGGCTATGGAGCTGAGGTTGTATCCCAGGTGACCAGCGATGCCAAGAGTTTTGCATCCCTGAAGGTACCCCCCTTGCGATTATGTGGAAAGGAGTGCCCGATCCCCTTTGCCCCAGAGCTGGAAAAAGAGACAATTCCCTCCAAGGAAGATGTGGTCGCCGCTGTTCGCTCACTTTTCTCCTCGCTATAGCCTTTCCTTTTTTTCCTGATACCGCTAGAATAGTAACCACTTGCGCCGCAGACCTCTGCGGCGCTCATGTACAGGAGTAAGAACAGCATGGAAATTGATGTAAAGAACCTGCATCCGCTGGAAGTCCGCCTACTCAGGCATGTGGCATTGGGTGAACCCATTACCGCCGGCCGCATCGTGGACGAGCTTGACTACAAGGTGGGGCAGTGCAACCAGGCGTTCAGCTGGTTGAGCGCAAAGGGCTATCTGGTCGAGAAGAGTCGCGAAAGTCGCGTCTTGTATGAACTGACAGAATTCGGAAGGGAGCAAGCAGAGAAAGGGACTCCCGCCCAGCGTATCTTTGCATTTATCAAGGCTGAGGGACCTCACTCCCTTCCTGAGATCGCCTCAGCCCTGGGATTGGAAAAGAGTGAAGTGGGTTCAGCCTTCGGTCAGCTATCAAAGGCTCGTTGTGCACAAATGAATGACGAAAACAAAGCTCAATCCATCGCTGATGAGCTGAGCGGTGAGTTCCTTCTTACCGCCAATCTCCTGCAGAAAGGCTTGCAAGGGGACCTTGATGAATCAGCATTGGATGCAGATGAGAAGAAAGCAATGGGCAAAATCGCGAAGAAACGCGGTGCAGCCTCCTCTCCCTTCAAGGTCATTGAACGGGAAGATATCGTCTACGAGTTGACTGAAGAGGGCTCCCAGGCCAAGGAAGCGGTCCTGAAGGCAAACATCACAGGAGAGGAGCTTGGCTCCCTTACCCCAGAGATGCTTGCTACCGGAAGTTGGAAAACCGGTAGCTTCCGCCCCTATGGTTTGAATGCTCCCACCAGTCGCTTGATCCCAGGTCGGCACAACCCATACGGCAACTATCTGCAGTGGGTCAAGGATAAGCTCTGCAGCCTCGGCTTTGAGGAATTCGATGGCTCTCTCGTGGAGAATGAGTTCTGGAACGGCGATGCCCTGTTCATGCCACAGTTCCACAGTGCTCGTGACATCCACGATGTGTATTATGTAAAGGACCCGGTGCATTGCAAGGAGATCGAGGAACCTTGGCTCAGCCAGGTTGCCAAGACTCATGAAGATGGCTGGGAGACAGGTAGCCGAGGTTGGCGCTACAGCTTTGACCATGAATTCACCCGTCGCCAGGTGCTACGCAGCCAAGGAACGGTTCTCAGTGCACGCCAGCTGCCCAATGCAAAGATTCCAGGCAAGTATTTTGGTGTTGCCCGCTGTTTCCGTTATGATCAGGTTGATGCAACCCACGGCGCTGATTTCTATCAGACTGAGGGTATTGTCTTAGGCAATGATGTGAACCTGAAAACTCTGTTGGGTCTGCTGAAGATGTTTGCTGAAGAGATTGCAGGAGCCGAGGAAGTGAAATACGTCCCTGGCTACTTCCCCTTCACAGAACCTTCTATCGAAGTGCATATCAAACATCCTGTATTGGGATGGTTTGAACTTGGAGGGAGTGGGATTTTCCGCCCTGAGGTTACCAAGGCACTCGGTATTGACGTGCCGGTACTCGCATGGGGACTCGGTATCGACCGAATGGCCTTAATGCACCTTGGATTGAACGATCTCAGGGAGCTCTTTACTCCGAACATCGAGTCGGTACGCACGAGGAGGGGAAACTAATGCCAAAGATTGAGACTACCGGCAAGTTGTTCTACAGCTTGCTTGGAAAAACCATACAAGATGAGCAACTGGAAGAAATTTTCCCCGTTGCAAAAGCTGAACTGGATGGTCATGAAGATGACCTGCTGAAAATTGAGCTCAACGACACCAACCGTCCTGACCTCTGGTCTGCCGCAGGTATCGCACGTCAGCTCAAAGCATACTGGGGAGTTGAAGCTCCTCTCTACGATTTTTTCTCTACCGCTGATGAAACCTTTGACAGCGAGGGAAGGGAGCTCATCGTAGATGCCTCAGTAAAGGAAGTAAGACCGTACTCAATTGGCTTTGCTGCAAAAGGCCACAAGGTAAGTGAGGATGAACTCGAAGCATTGATCCAGAGTCAGGAAAAGCTCTGTTCCAACTTTGGGAGAAAACGCAAGACGATTGCAATTGGGATCTATCGCTCCGATCTGATTACCTACCCGGTACATTACCGTGGGGCAGATCCTGATACCACCAAATTCATACCGCTTGGAATGGATAAGGAACTCACCCTGAGGGAAATCTGCAGCGAACACCCCAAGGGCAGGGAGTATGGTCCGATTGTAAGCGACAGCAAGGTATTTCCCTATCTGCATGATGACAAGGGAGAGACACTGAGTTTCCCACCGGTGATCAACAGTGCTCATATCGGGGCTGTTGAGGCAGGAGATGAGAATCTGTTCCTTGAGCTTAGTGGATCTGATCTTCACGATCTCTTGCTTGCAGCCTCCATTCTTGCCTGTGATATGTCCGACCTTGGGTATGAGATTCTTCCCGTGAAGGTCTCTTTTCCAGAGGAGACAGAGTTTGGAAGAGAGATAACGGTTCCCTATTATTTCCAAGAGCCTATCTCCTGCTCACTCAGCCAGGTCCATAAGACCCTTGGTGAGCTGATGAGTGGAGACGATGCTGTTGCAGCCTTGAAGAGAATGGGAATCTATGCTGTCTATGATGAGGACACCATCTGGGCAACCGTCCCAGAGTGGAGAAATGACTTCCTGCATCCAGTCGACCTAATCGAGGATATTATGATCGGTTATGGGCTTGGAAACTTCCAGCCTGAGATGCCTCAGGATTTCACGGTTGGACGACTCAGCCCAGCTGAAGAGTTGGGCCGCAAGGTCAAGGACTTGATGGTGGGTCTCGGATTCCAGGAGATGATGTACAACTATCTGGGCTCCAAACGGGAATACGTGGACAACATGCAGTTCCCTGCTGAAAAATGTATCTTTATCTCCAATCCAATGAGTGAGAACTATGAGGTGGTACGCCCCTCGGTCATTCCTTCCCTGTTGGAGAGTGAGAGCGTTAGCGCCCATGCACCTTTCCCTCATAAGATCTTCGAAGTGGGCAAGATTGCTTTCCTCGATGAGAACGAGAACAGTGGGACCACAACCCGTAATAGTCTCGGTTTCCTAGCCAGTGACAGTGTGATGGGTTACAACGAGGTCTCCTCGATTGTGAACACCCTGTTCTACTTCCTCGGCAAGGAGTATCAACTTGCAGCCTTGGAAGGCGATGGCCGGTTCATAAAAGGTCGTTGTGCCAAAATTATGCTAGGCGAAGAAGAGGTTGGGGTATTTGGAGAAATCCATCCTGCAGTTCTGGAGAACTGGGGAAGTGAAACTCCCACCATTGCCTGTGAGGTAGACCTGGATATGTTGTTGAACTAACAAACATCCAAGGTGAAGAGAAGAGTGCTGCAGCCAGAAATGCGTTGTGGCACTTTTTATTTTACCATCCAATCAAAGCAAGCGCCCCGAGTGCAACGGAAAAGCCGAGGAAGAGATCGGTGAATCCTCCTCGTCTCTTCTCCAAGAAGTGCAATACATGCCGTCCTGGTTTGATAACGGCAAAACTGAAGAGTACTATGCCTGCGAGGACGGTGAGAGCAGTCTTGATAAGATTGTCCTGTGTGAAGAAGAAACTACTACCATAGGTTTGTGCTTCTTCTGGGCTTATCAATTTAGTAATGAAAAGAATCATTTGCTCACTGAGCAGGCCGACAGCAAGACAGGAGAGGGCAAGCAGGATAAATGAGAGGTGTGTGGAGACGGAAAAGCGTTTTTTCTCTTTACTGACTGCACTCATCAGTGGTTGTTTGGATGGAAGAAAAATACGGGAAAGCTTAATAAACGAAGCAATGGTTCCCGCTGAGGCAAGGGTTAGGAAGGTATAATGCATACTTCCCTTGAGGGTATAGGTAACCAACATCTTGCTGTAAAAACCATTGAACGGGGGAAGTGCAGAAATGGAGAGTGCACCGACGAGAAAACAGAGCATCGTAAGCGGTATTCTCTCTCCTTCGATTCGTAGTGCCTGGTTTGCCCCCCTGAGTGTGTAGACATTGCGGTTGCCTGCTGCATCAGTAGCCTTTCCGATGGTAAGAAAGAGCAAGGCCTTGAATTGTGCATGGCTGAATGCATGGAAGAAGGAAGCTGAAAGAAGCAGTGCTCCTTCTGAGGTGGTGATTCCTGTATGCAGTGCCATCCCCCAGGCACTTACGATATACCCTATCTGGCTGATGGAGTGATAGGCAAGCAGTTGCTTTGCATCACTCTGGGAGAGTGCAAGCAATACACCGATCAAGGCCGTTGCAGCTCCAGCATAGCTGACCGGAAGTGCAAGCTGAGTGGCAAGTGGTGAGAGAGTAAAGACTCTCAGCAGTGCAAAGAGAGGAACTTTCAACAGCACTCCCGAGAGGAGCGCTGAAACAGCATGGGGCGCCTTTGCATGTGCATCCACCAACCAAAGTGAGAGTGGCATGACTGCTACTCGTAATAGAACCGGGACAATGATCAGGAGCAAGGAGAAAAGTGCAACGTATTGGTTTCTTCCAGAGACTGCTTCCAATCCCCTGGAAATCCCTTCATAGCTGAGTGAACCGGTGAGTTTGTAGAGACCGAAGGTACCGAGCAGGAAAAAGACCATTGCAGATGATGAGAGCATAAGGTAGGAGAATGATGCATAGGCTGCATTGGCTTTCTTTCCGGTTGCGATCAGGACATAGGCAGTTACGCCCATGAGTTCAAGGCAGACAAAGAGGTTGAACAGGTCAGCAGTCATACCGATTGCTGCTATGGAAGCGTTCTGGATGAGCATCAGTGCTGTGTAATAGCTATGTCCAGGTCCTTCCTTACGGGAGAAAATCCAAGAGGGGATGGTGATTGCTGCAGCCAGGAAAATCAAAAGCAAGCTCATTCCGTCAAAACGGTAGACGATGCCGATACTCTTTGCATACCCTCCTATGGTTGTCTCAATGTACCCTTGGTTCTGCAGGATGGGGTAGAGAGTAAGAACCAGGAAAAGGGGGAGTATCATTCCAATCAGTATTCCCAAATACTCCGCAATTCTCCTGATGCCCGTCGGGCAGAAGCTCTTGATAAAGAGTATACCTGCTGCTGAGAGAAGTGGGAGAAATACTGGGGAGAAGAGTATGGTGTGAGTTATATTCATAGTACTCCTCCCGGAAAGAGGAGCCACCATGCCATGACAGCAACCATCAGAGCAAAACCGAAGAAGAGATTAGGGAATGATGCTGTTGACTCCCTTCTTGCCTCAAAACGCCTTTCCAATCTGGTTTTGGATCCGATGATAAAGAATAACAGAGCGATAGTGGTGGTGAGCCCTGTCTTCAGTAAATCCTGGAGTGCTGAATAACTGGTCAGTGTTGCATTCGTAGCTCCAAGTGGAGAGAGAACCTGGACCACAAACGTCTGGAGCTCAGTATACCAAAGCCCTCCGGCAAGCAGGAGTATCGTAAGGAAAATGAGCGATAGAGAGGTAAGTGCAGTAGACGACGGTTCCACATTCTGGATTTCTTGGTTTTTTCTTGGAAGAAAGATACCAGAGAGCTTAAGATATGCAACAATGGTCAATACTGAAGTAATACTCAAAAAGTAGGTTGACCCATGTCCTTTTGAAAGATATACAAGTGTGTTCTTGCCCCAGAACCCAATGGTGGGGGGGAGTGCACTGATCGAGAGAAATGCAACCAGGTATGCTATGCCTGTAATGGGGAATCGCTCACCTTGTGCGCGTAGCGCTGAGAGAGCTCCCCGAGCCGTATGCAAATCTTTGCTGCCCACTGCGTCACTAGCGCGTCCTACCGTCATGAAGAGGGTCGCTTTTGCCAAGGCATGGCTGAACGCATAGAGGAGTGAGAGCGCGAGTAACAGTGCTCCCTCTTCAGTCTCAAGCCCTGATGCCAAGGCCAATCCATAGGCGGTCACGATATACCCAATCTGGCTGACTGAGCTATAGGCAAGCAAACGCTTGGCGTGGTGCTCCCTAAGTGCCAAGAGAATACCCAGCAGGGCTGAAATCCCTCCTGCCCATGCAAGGATGGACCCAAGTAACTCGGTACCGGTAACCAGCAATAAAAGACGAACCAAGGCAAAGAGGGGTATTTTAATCAACACCCCAGAGAGCAAGGCTGAAACTGCATGGGGTGCATTCGAGTGTGCCCCAACCAGCCAGCCGGAGAGTGGGATGACTGCAGTTCTCAAGAGCACCGATACGACAATCAGGACAAGTGAGAGACGTGCAACCAGGAGGTCGGATCCTGAGAGCATATTTTTTACTTGGGCGATGGTGTCGTAGGCAAGGGAGCCTGAGATTCTATAGAGGCCGAATGTTCCTATCAGGAAGAATACCATTGCCGTGGCGCTGAAGAGCAGGTAGGTAAAAGAGGAGAGTATTGCCTTGTTCTTCTCACTACTGGCAACCAATACATAGCTGGTTACACCCATCACCTCAAGGCAGACGAACAGGTTGAACAGGTCAGCTGTAAGGCTGGTCGCAGCAATGGATGCACTCTGGATGAGGAATATTACCGTGAAAGTCTCCTGATGAGGTCCTGTTCTCCTGCTGTAGAGCCAAACCGGGATACTGACCAGGAGATTGATGGTGATAAGGAGGAAGGAGAGGCCGTCAAAATGGTAGTGGATACCCAGTGTAGTCTCCCAGGTTCCGAGAATCATATGCACCTGATGACGAGCTAGAACCGGCTTGATCAGGAATATGAATGCAATGAGTGGGATAATGAATGCAATAAGGGCAGAGAGGTATTCCACAGCTCGTCTTTGTCTGTCTGTAAAGAAGTGCTTGGTAATCAGAATG containing:
- a CDS encoding phenylalanine--tRNA ligase subunit alpha is translated as MEIDVKNLHPLEVRLLRHVALGEPITAGRIVDELDYKVGQCNQAFSWLSAKGYLVEKSRESRVLYELTEFGREQAEKGTPAQRIFAFIKAEGPHSLPEIASALGLEKSEVGSAFGQLSKARCAQMNDENKAQSIADELSGEFLLTANLLQKGLQGDLDESALDADEKKAMGKIAKKRGAASSPFKVIEREDIVYELTEEGSQAKEAVLKANITGEELGSLTPEMLATGSWKTGSFRPYGLNAPTSRLIPGRHNPYGNYLQWVKDKLCSLGFEEFDGSLVENEFWNGDALFMPQFHSARDIHDVYYVKDPVHCKEIEEPWLSQVAKTHEDGWETGSRGWRYSFDHEFTRRQVLRSQGTVLSARQLPNAKIPGKYFGVARCFRYDQVDATHGADFYQTEGIVLGNDVNLKTLLGLLKMFAEEIAGAEEVKYVPGYFPFTEPSIEVHIKHPVLGWFELGGSGIFRPEVTKALGIDVPVLAWGLGIDRMALMHLGLNDLRELFTPNIESVRTRRGN
- the pheT gene encoding phenylalanine--tRNA ligase subunit beta, translated to MPKIETTGKLFYSLLGKTIQDEQLEEIFPVAKAELDGHEDDLLKIELNDTNRPDLWSAAGIARQLKAYWGVEAPLYDFFSTADETFDSEGRELIVDASVKEVRPYSIGFAAKGHKVSEDELEALIQSQEKLCSNFGRKRKTIAIGIYRSDLITYPVHYRGADPDTTKFIPLGMDKELTLREICSEHPKGREYGPIVSDSKVFPYLHDDKGETLSFPPVINSAHIGAVEAGDENLFLELSGSDLHDLLLAASILACDMSDLGYEILPVKVSFPEETEFGREITVPYYFQEPISCSLSQVHKTLGELMSGDDAVAALKRMGIYAVYDEDTIWATVPEWRNDFLHPVDLIEDIMIGYGLGNFQPEMPQDFTVGRLSPAEELGRKVKDLMVGLGFQEMMYNYLGSKREYVDNMQFPAEKCIFISNPMSENYEVVRPSVIPSLLESESVSAHAPFPHKIFEVGKIAFLDENENSGTTTRNSLGFLASDSVMGYNEVSSIVNTLFYFLGKEYQLAALEGDGRFIKGRCAKIMLGEEEVGVFGEIHPAVLENWGSETPTIACEVDLDMLLN
- a CDS encoding proton-conducting transporter membrane subunit, whose amino-acid sequence is MNITHTILFSPVFLPLLSAAGILFIKSFCPTGIRRIAEYLGILIGMILPLFLVLTLYPILQNQGYIETTIGGYAKSIGIVYRFDGMSLLLIFLAAAITIPSWIFSRKEGPGHSYYTALMLIQNASIAAIGMTADLFNLFVCLELMGVTAYVLIATGKKANAAYASFSYLMLSSSAMVFFLLGTFGLYKLTGSLSYEGISRGLEAVSGRNQYVALFSLLLIIVPVLLRVAVMPLSLWLVDAHAKAPHAVSALLSGVLLKVPLFALLRVFTLSPLATQLALPVSYAGAATALIGVLLALSQSDAKQLLAYHSISQIGYIVSAWGMALHTGITTSEGALLLSASFFHAFSHAQFKALLFLTIGKATDAAGNRNVYTLRGANQALRIEGERIPLTMLCFLVGALSISALPPFNGFYSKMLVTYTLKGSMHYTFLTLASAGTIASFIKLSRIFLPSKQPLMSAVSKEKKRFSVSTHLSFILLALSCLAVGLLSEQMILFITKLISPEEAQTYGSSFFFTQDNLIKTALTVLAGIVLFSFAVIKPGRHVLHFLEKRRGGFTDLFLGFSVALGALALIGW
- a CDS encoding proton-conducting transporter membrane subunit → MSIESLFLSPVYLPMLGAALILITKHFFTDRQRRAVEYLSALIAFIIPLIAFIFLIKPVLARHQVHMILGTWETTLGIHYHFDGLSFLLITINLLVSIPVWLYSRRTGPHQETFTVIFLIQSASIAATSLTADLFNLFVCLEVMGVTSYVLVASSEKNKAILSSFTYLLFSATAMVFFLIGTFGLYRISGSLAYDTIAQVKNMLSGSDLLVARLSLVLIVVSVLLRTAVIPLSGWLVGAHSNAPHAVSALLSGVLIKIPLFALVRLLLLVTGTELLGSILAWAGGISALLGILLALREHHAKRLLAYSSVSQIGYIVTAYGLALASGLETEEGALLLALSLLYAFSHALAKATLFMTVGRASDAVGSKDLHTARGALSALRAQGERFPITGIAYLVAFLSISALPPTIGFWGKNTLVYLSKGHGSTYFLSITSVLTIVAYLKLSGIFLPRKNQEIQNVEPSSTALTSLSLIFLTILLLAGGLWYTELQTFVVQVLSPLGATNATLTSYSALQDLLKTGLTTTIALLFFIIGSKTRLERRFEARRESTASFPNLFFGFALMVAVMAWWLLFPGGVL